One window from the genome of Eucalyptus grandis isolate ANBG69807.140 chromosome 7, ASM1654582v1, whole genome shotgun sequence encodes:
- the LOC104454341 gene encoding protein DA1-related 2 isoform X2 yields the protein MLHPHSLPFPFRSFVLSPSATRPVPLFRLPHPPFRPCSVHTPAALCTYCAFPSDMAPPSSSSVNHLSQPCIYERKSRFMKWLGKLFKSGSGRGGARRYPQYLGDENMVWHAPARSVDDRSRSDKEKEELDRAIALSLAEDDLRRQTGSRWRADDENVDRELNDNLNAPSYPPHQPTQSYPRGGYRVCSGCNRQIGYGNYLGCMGTFFHPECFLCRACRYPIQEYEFSLSGKDPYHQSCFKELTHPKCEVCHQFIPTNGVGLIEYRCHPFWSQKYCPSHEHDNTARCCSCERLESWNTTYISLEDGRSSCLECMESAIMDTGDCQPLYHAIRDYYEGMNMKLDQQIPMLLVERQALNEAIVGEKNGHHHMPETRGLCLSEEQTVSSVHRRPRLGGHRLVGMKTQPQKLTRKCEVTAILVVYGLPRLLTGAILAHELMHGWLRLKGYRDLTTEVEEGICQLLSYMWLESEVMPANRSAPSTSAASSSSTPSKKGGTSEVEKKLGEFFMHQIANDASPVYGGGFRAANKAVNKYGLRRTLDHIRYTGLFPS from the exons ATGCTCCATCCCCATTCTCTTCCCTTTCCCTtccgttcttttgttctctcccCCTCCGCCACCCGCCCTGTTCCCCTTTTCCGCCTCCCCCACCCTCCTTTTCGCCCCTGCTCTGTTCATACTCCGGCGGCTCTCTGTACATATTGCGCATTTCCCAGCGACAtggctcctccttcttcttcgagCGTCAACCATCTTTCTCAGCCCTGTATTTACG AGAGAAAGTCACGTTTTATGAAATGGCTGGGGAAACTCTTTAAGAGTGGATCTGGGCGAGGAGGGGCTCGTCGTTATCCACAGTATCTAGGCGACGAAAACATGGTTTGGCACGCGCCTGCTAGATCAGTG GATGATCGCTCTAGAAGTgacaaggaaaaagaggagCTTGACAGGgcaattgcactttctttggCTGAAGATGATCTGAGGCGGCAAACTG GGAGTAGATGGCGGGCAGACGATGAAAACGTTGATAGGGAGCTTAATGATAATCTAAATGCACCTTCATACCCTCCTCACCAACCTACGCAATCTTATCCAAGAGGAGGATATAG AGTATGTAGTGGCTGCAACCGTCAAATAGGCTATGGCAACTATTTGGGATGTATGGGAACTTTCTTCCATCCGGAATGCTTTCTCTGTCGTGCTTGCAGGTACCCCATTCAAGAATATGAG TTTTCCTTATCAGGAAAGGATCCTTATCACCAGTCTTGCTTCAAGGAGTTGACACATCCAAAATGTGAAGTTTGCCATCAATTT ATCCCAACAAATGGAGTTGGTTTGATTGAGTATAGATGCCATCCTTTCTGGTCCCAGAAGTACTGTCCGTCGCATGAGCATGACAACACAGCTCGATGTTGTAGTTGCGAGCGTTTGGAG TCATGGAACACAACATACATATCTTTGGAAGATGGACGAAGTTCATGCCTAGAGTGCATGGAATCTGCTATCATGGACACTGGTGACTGTCAACCACTTTATCATGCAATCAGAGACTACTATGAAGGAATGAACATGAAATTGGATCAGCAAATTCCAATGCTTTTGGTTGAAAGACAAGCACTTAATGAGGCTATTGTTGGGGAAAAAAAT GGCCACCACCACATGCCTGAGACAAGAGGTTTATGTCTTTCCGAGGAGCAAACTGTGTCCAGT GTTCACAGAAGGCCCAGACTTGGAGGCCACAGGCTTGTTGGAATGAAAACTCAACCCCAGAAATTGACAAGGAAATGCGAAGTTACAGCCATTCTTGTTGTTTATGGTCTACCAAG GTTGCTAACCGGTGCTATTCTTGCGCATGAGTTAATGCACGGATGGTTACGCCTTAAAG GTTACCGCGATCTTACTACTGAGGTAGAAGAAGGTATATGTCAACTGTTATCTTACATGTGGCTCGAATCAGAAGTCATGCCTGCAAACAGAAGCGCGCCATCTACATCAGCAGCTTCCTCATCTTCTACACCTTCCAAGAAAGGTGGTACGTCTGAGGTTGAAAAGAAACTTGGCGAGTTTTTCATGCATCAAATTGCCAACGACGCTTCCCCAGTATATGGAGGAGGTTTCAGGGCTGCCAATAAAGCAGTCAATAAGTACGGTCTGCGACGTACTCTGGACCACATTAGATACACCGGTCTTTTTCCCTCGTGA
- the LOC104454341 gene encoding protein DA1-related 2 isoform X1 — translation MLHPHSLPFPFRSFVLSPSATRPVPLFRLPHPPFRPCSVHTPAALCTYCAFPSDMAPPSSSSVNHLSQPCIYGDFVSSYAERKSRFMKWLGKLFKSGSGRGGARRYPQYLGDENMVWHAPARSVDDRSRSDKEKEELDRAIALSLAEDDLRRQTGSRWRADDENVDRELNDNLNAPSYPPHQPTQSYPRGGYRVCSGCNRQIGYGNYLGCMGTFFHPECFLCRACRYPIQEYEFSLSGKDPYHQSCFKELTHPKCEVCHQFIPTNGVGLIEYRCHPFWSQKYCPSHEHDNTARCCSCERLESWNTTYISLEDGRSSCLECMESAIMDTGDCQPLYHAIRDYYEGMNMKLDQQIPMLLVERQALNEAIVGEKNGHHHMPETRGLCLSEEQTVSSVHRRPRLGGHRLVGMKTQPQKLTRKCEVTAILVVYGLPRLLTGAILAHELMHGWLRLKGYRDLTTEVEEGICQLLSYMWLESEVMPANRSAPSTSAASSSSTPSKKGGTSEVEKKLGEFFMHQIANDASPVYGGGFRAANKAVNKYGLRRTLDHIRYTGLFPS, via the exons ATGCTCCATCCCCATTCTCTTCCCTTTCCCTtccgttcttttgttctctcccCCTCCGCCACCCGCCCTGTTCCCCTTTTCCGCCTCCCCCACCCTCCTTTTCGCCCCTGCTCTGTTCATACTCCGGCGGCTCTCTGTACATATTGCGCATTTCCCAGCGACAtggctcctccttcttcttcgagCGTCAACCATCTTTCTCAGCCCTGTATTTACG GGGACTTTGTGTCTTCGTACGCAGAGAGAAAGTCACGTTTTATGAAATGGCTGGGGAAACTCTTTAAGAGTGGATCTGGGCGAGGAGGGGCTCGTCGTTATCCACAGTATCTAGGCGACGAAAACATGGTTTGGCACGCGCCTGCTAGATCAGTG GATGATCGCTCTAGAAGTgacaaggaaaaagaggagCTTGACAGGgcaattgcactttctttggCTGAAGATGATCTGAGGCGGCAAACTG GGAGTAGATGGCGGGCAGACGATGAAAACGTTGATAGGGAGCTTAATGATAATCTAAATGCACCTTCATACCCTCCTCACCAACCTACGCAATCTTATCCAAGAGGAGGATATAG AGTATGTAGTGGCTGCAACCGTCAAATAGGCTATGGCAACTATTTGGGATGTATGGGAACTTTCTTCCATCCGGAATGCTTTCTCTGTCGTGCTTGCAGGTACCCCATTCAAGAATATGAG TTTTCCTTATCAGGAAAGGATCCTTATCACCAGTCTTGCTTCAAGGAGTTGACACATCCAAAATGTGAAGTTTGCCATCAATTT ATCCCAACAAATGGAGTTGGTTTGATTGAGTATAGATGCCATCCTTTCTGGTCCCAGAAGTACTGTCCGTCGCATGAGCATGACAACACAGCTCGATGTTGTAGTTGCGAGCGTTTGGAG TCATGGAACACAACATACATATCTTTGGAAGATGGACGAAGTTCATGCCTAGAGTGCATGGAATCTGCTATCATGGACACTGGTGACTGTCAACCACTTTATCATGCAATCAGAGACTACTATGAAGGAATGAACATGAAATTGGATCAGCAAATTCCAATGCTTTTGGTTGAAAGACAAGCACTTAATGAGGCTATTGTTGGGGAAAAAAAT GGCCACCACCACATGCCTGAGACAAGAGGTTTATGTCTTTCCGAGGAGCAAACTGTGTCCAGT GTTCACAGAAGGCCCAGACTTGGAGGCCACAGGCTTGTTGGAATGAAAACTCAACCCCAGAAATTGACAAGGAAATGCGAAGTTACAGCCATTCTTGTTGTTTATGGTCTACCAAG GTTGCTAACCGGTGCTATTCTTGCGCATGAGTTAATGCACGGATGGTTACGCCTTAAAG GTTACCGCGATCTTACTACTGAGGTAGAAGAAGGTATATGTCAACTGTTATCTTACATGTGGCTCGAATCAGAAGTCATGCCTGCAAACAGAAGCGCGCCATCTACATCAGCAGCTTCCTCATCTTCTACACCTTCCAAGAAAGGTGGTACGTCTGAGGTTGAAAAGAAACTTGGCGAGTTTTTCATGCATCAAATTGCCAACGACGCTTCCCCAGTATATGGAGGAGGTTTCAGGGCTGCCAATAAAGCAGTCAATAAGTACGGTCTGCGACGTACTCTGGACCACATTAGATACACCGGTCTTTTTCCCTCGTGA
- the LOC104454342 gene encoding mitochondrial substrate carrier family protein B, producing MQTEARVGVVVEGGQRGIGSGHGSLAAVDGAARKCSQNRQQQQPSQIGMVSQLLAGGVAGAVSKTCTAPLARLTILFQVQGMHSDFATLKKASIWHEASRIAREEGFRAFWKGNLVTIAHRLPYSSVNFYTYEQYKKLLHMIPGVESYGKNMSTEPCIQFVSGGLAGMTAATATYPLDLVRTRLAAQTNVVYYRGIWHALGTISREEGLLGLYKGLGPTLLTVCPSIAISFSVYETLRSSWQSHRPHDSYAAVSLACGSLSGIASSTVTFPLDLVRRRKQLEGAGGRARIYQTGIFGTLKHIVRNEGFRGLYRGILPEYYKVVPGIGICFMTYETLRRLLVDIASNL from the exons ATGCAGACGGAGGCGAGGGTCGGGGTCGTGGTGGAAGGAGGTCAGAGAGGGATCGGCTCGGGGCACGGGAGCCTGGCGGCGGTGGACGGAGCCGCGCGGAAATGCTCGCAGAATcgccagcagcagcagccgtcGCAGATCGGGATGGTGTCGCAGCTGCTCGCCGGCGGCGTGGCCGGGGCCGTCAGTAAGACCTGCACGGCTCCCTTGGCGCGCCTCACCATACTCTTTCAG GTGCAaggaatgcattctgatttcgCAACTCTAAAGAAGGCCAGCATATGGCATGAGGCTTCAAGGATTGCTCGTGAAGAAGGATTTAGAGCTTTCTGGAAAGGGAATCTAGTCACAATTGCCCATCGCCTTCCTTATTCTTCTGTAAACTTTTATACTTATGAGCAGTACAAGAAG TTGCTTCATATGATCCCAGGAGTGGAAAGTTATGGGAAAAATATGAGTACAGAGCCCTGCATACAATTTGTTAGCGGTGGTCTAGCAGGAATGACAGCTGCAACAGCTACATATCCCTTAGATCTTGTCAGAACACGTCTTGCGGCTCAG ACAAATGTTGTCTACTATAGAGGTATCTGGCATGCTTTAGGAACAATAAGCAGAGAAGAGGGCTTATTAGGACTTTACAAGGGACTTGGGCCGACTCTTTTG ACTGTGTGCCCCAGCATAGCTATAAGTTTTTCTGTGTATGAGACCTTGAGATCTTCTTGGCAGTCACATAG GCCTCATGATTCCTACGCTGCTGTTAGCCTGGCTTGTGGCAGTCTTTCTGGTATTGCATCTTCAACAG TGACATTCCCATTGGATCTTGTGAGGAGACGGAAGCAGTTGGAAGGAGCAGGAGGCCGAGCTCGGATATATCAGACTGGAATATTCGGTACACTTAAACACATAGTCCGGAATGAGGGATTTCGTGGCTTGTACAGGGGCATCCTTCCTGAATACTACAAGGTGGTTCCAGGCATAGGCATATGCTTCATGACCTATGAAACGCTGAGAAGGCTTCTTGTGGACATTGCTTCTAATTTGTAG